The sequence CGGTCGTGGTGGGCTCAATGCCCAACTCGACGTCGGCTCATTGCTGGACGACATCGGACTCGACGCCGAAGAGATCGCGTGGCGAAAGGATTTCATCAACTTTGGTCAGGATGACGTCGAACGGCTCACCCGGTACCAGGGGCTCTTCGAAGAACACGGCGAGGACGTCGCCGATATGTTCTACGAGAACCTCACCCAGTACACGGAAACGACAGAGGTCATATCGCGGTCTCCGAAGGGTGTCGACCAGCTGAAACAGACCCAGGAGGCATACCTCGTCACGCTCGCCGAGGGCGAATACGGCGCGGACTACTTCCGGAATCGCGCCCGGGTCGGGAAGCTCCACGACATGCTCGAAATGCCGATGAAACAGTACATCGGCCAGTACGGGGTCTACTACGACCTGCTCGTCCCGCTAATCACCGAGCGCGTCCAGGAGCAAGTATCAGACGCCATCGCGGCGGCGGACCAGGACGCGGCCGCGGATGGCGGCGTTACCGTCGAACCCGAAGGACAGAACGCTGGTGGACCCCAGATCGACATCGAGCAGGCGGCCCACGATGCCATCGCCGAGGGATTCGAGGAGTTCCATTCCATCCTGAAGATCATCAATCTGGACATGCAGGTGGTCGCCGACACGTACATCCACTCGTACACCCAGGAGATCGAGGAGACGCTCGAACAGCAACAGCGGATCGCCTCCCAACTCAAGACCTCGGTGAGCGAGCTCTCGGCGGCCTCCGAGAACGTCGCGGGGAGTTCTTCGGAGATCAGCGACCTGGCTCGCGAACAGCACGAGAGCATGGACCAGGTGGCAAACGAGGTGTCGAACCTCTCGGCGACGATCGAGGAGGTGGCCTCGTCGGCCAACGAGGTCGAACGGCAGAGCAACCAGACCCGCGACCTCGCCGAAGACGGGATGACGGCCGCAGAGGAAGCGGCAACGGAGATGGACGAACTCGACGGTGCCCGCGTGGTCATCGAGAACCGGGTCGACGAACTCGAGTCCCAGGTCGAGGAGATCAACGACGTCATCGACGTCATCAACGACATCGCGGACCAGACCAATCTGTTGGCCCTCAACGCGAACATCGAGGCTGCTCGCGCGGGCGAGTCCGGCAAGGGGTTCGCGGTCGTTGCCGACGAGATCAAGTCCCTCGCCGAGGACACACAGGATCACGCCGACGACATCGAGGCGATGATCGAAGAGGTCCGGAACGCCGCGTCCGAGACGATCAACACGCTGGGTCGCATCGAGGACGGCATCGAAGAGAGCTCCGAAGACGTGCAGAAGACCGAGGAGTTACTCCAGGGCATCGTGGGTGAGGTCGACGAGACCGTCGCCGGTGTGGCCCAGATATCGGATGCGACCGACGAACAGGCCGCCAGCGCCGAAGAGATCGCAGCGATGGTCGACGAGGCGAGAGATCAATCGCGGGAGGTCGCCGACGAGATCGAAGACGTCGCGGCGAGCACCGAGGAACAGGCCGCCAGCATCGGTCAGATCGAGGAATCCGCCGAACGGCTACAGTAAGCGCACGGTAATTTTCTATCGGATCGAGACGTCTGCACGGCTCCGCGCCGTGATCTGGGAGTCGTTCTGGATGGGTCGCCTCAGGCGGTCACCGTCGACTCGCAGGTCGCGCAGACGGCGTGGCGGCGATACATCGTGGTGCGATCGAGTGTGCTGCCACACTCCTGGCAGGTGTCGTATGGTTCGACGTACATGCGTTCTCCTTCGTCGGCGTTCTTCCGGGAACACCGATCGAGTGAGGGTTGGTGGCACAATCTTTTAGGCTTACCGAAAAGTGGCCCGTCTCGCCGGGAATCGAGGGTGTGTCCGTTGCCGTTCTCGCGGCCTGCGGTGGTGGCCGGCGTTGCTGGAGGAGGCCTCTCCGTCGGGGGTAACTCCGTCTGCGTGCGCTGCCCCGACGGCAAAGGAGTATTTTTATTCGATGGCTCGACGTACTGTGAAATGTACCATGGACGCAAGCGACCTCGAAGCGATGCTCGCAGAGTACGGTGAACTGATGGTCACGGTGAGCGAGTTCGACCAGCCACTCGAACTGCACCTCCACGACACTGAGATCGACGAGGAATTCGTCCGACTGGAACTGACCGACGGCGTCCTGAAATTCGACGTCGACGAGGTCACGGGCGCGTGGCAGCACACCCATTCGCTCGCGGACCTCGGCCTCGAGTGATCCACACCCCGTAAACGAGCGGAGCGATTAAGTGGTCTCGGAACGAATCGACGAATGGAGTTACTGTAAATGGCAACCGGTACGGTCGCATTCTTCAACGAGCGGAAGGGGTACGGATTCATCGAGACAGAAGACGCTGACGACGACGTGTTCTTCCACATGGAAGACGTCGGTGGTCCGGACCTCGAAGAGGGACAGGAAGTCGAATTCGAAATCGAAGAAGCAGATAAGGGCCCGCGAGCGACGAACCTCACGCGCCTGTAAACTGCCCCGTTCCGCTCGTTAGCGGCACGGCATTTTTTCGGAACGACGACCAGACGGACACGACAAGGGCTATCCCCACCGAGCCACTGTCTCCGGTCGATGCGTACCCTCTCCTCGCTGCCAGACCGCCCCGTCACGCAAGCGGAGGTGACCGCGCTCAACGATTCCGAGCGACTCGCGATGGCCGTTCCGGTGACCCAGGAGGACGCCGTGCGGACGGACGACCGCGAGCAGGTCACCATCACCGACCAACTCATCCTGGCGACCGACACGTGGGTGGCCGGACTCGTCTACGAAGACCGGTGGATCGAGGTGGAACGCGTCGATATCGAGGGTCCCGGGTCGGAGCGGTTTGCCGCGCTCCAGACCTGTGAGGACGCGATCGAGGCGCATACCGAGGCGTAAGCGAGAGACCGGTTCGTCGGACGGATCCGGGCCGACGGGCCTGCAAAAGGCTAAAGAGCGAAACCGACTTTCAGTAACACAACAATGACACAGAACGAGTTCCCGGAAACGGAGGTGATACCGTGGGAGTCGAAGTAGCCGAACCGTCGGTCTCGGACGCCGAACTGGACGCGATGGCCACGTTCGTCTTCGATTACCTCGACGCGAGCGTCGAGAACGAGGAGAACGGCGGCCGGATGCGGTGGTACCCCTGGCACTCGGCCGAATACCGGTTCAACCACATCATGAACGTGGTCGAACTGGCCGCCGAGATCGCCGAACGCGAGGGGGCGGACGTCGAAGTCGTCACCGTCGCGGCGCTCTTCCACGACATCGCCAAACTCGAGGCCGAACAGGACGCCCACGCCGAGGAGGGCGCGCGGATCGCGCGCAAGTACCTCGAGACCCACGGCGACTACCCCCCGTCGTTCATCGACCGCGTGAGTCGGTCGATCGAACAGCACTCCCATCAGGGCGAACTGAGCGAGTTGCCCCTCGAGGCACAGTGTCTCGTGGAGGCGGACATGCTCGATAAGATCGGGGCGAACGGGACGGCGTTGATGCTCCTTCGAATGGGGTACGAAGCGCGCACGCACATGGACGCGGGGGAGATGGTTCAGCGTGTCCTAACACGGGGGCGAGAGGCAAAGCGTCGAATCGAGAGCGACGCCGCCGAAAGCATCGCCCACCAGCGTCTCAAACGCGTGAAGTGGTTCCAGGAGTGGCTCGAAGGCGAGATCGCGGAGTTGGACGTCGACGACGAGCGACCCTAAACCAGTCCGAGCGTCCCCGCCGCATCGAGGGTGAATACGCCGGCGAACCACACCAGCACCAACGCGCTCACGTAGGCGATACCCGTCCCGAGTTCGTCGACCCGCTCGCCGGCCGCCCGGAGCGCTGCCGGAAAACTCGTTATCCACAGGAAGATCCCGAGGAAGAACCCGCCGATGGTCAAGAGGCCACTCCCCGCGGACAGCGAGATTCCGAAGGCCTCGATCCGTCCGGGGTTCAACAGTCCGATGCCGGCGGTCAGCCACCAGGTGATCTGGTACGGATTCGTGAGTGCGAGCGCGAAGGCCTTCCCGAACCCGGCCGCGTCGCTCCCTTCGCTGTCGGAGAACGACCCAGCATTCTTGACTGCACCGTAGGCGAAATAGAGCATCAAGAGGCCACCGATACCGACCATGACGCCCCTGAGGGTGGGTGCTTGTTCGACGAAGGTCACCAGACCGGCCAGAGCAAAGACGAAGAAGAGCCCATCGGCCGACATCGCACCGAGTCCGGCAGCGAACCCGGCACGCCAGCTGCGGTTGACGCTCTCTTCGGCGATGACTGCATTCATCGGCCCCGGGGGCGCTGCGAGTGAGAGCCCCAGCAGAAGTCCGGCGACGACGGATACCAGGGCGGTGAGCATCTGCGTATCAATAGCAGGTCAGCGCGAGAAAAGTGCGTCGTTGTTCACAATCCTCAGATACCCTTCCGCATGAGGTGACTCCGGAGGACGTCCGACTCCTTGTTCCCGGCGGCGGTGTTGACGAGGACGACGGTGTCGCCCTCGTCGAATGCCCCGCGCTCGGCGAGTTCCAGTGCCCCGCTCACGCTGGCCGCTGCCGACGGCGACAGTTCCAGGCCGACGGATTGAGCGATCTCGATCCCGGCATCGAGGATGGCCTCGTCGTCGGTCGACACGGCACCGCCGTCGGTCTCACGGATGGCTTCGAGAAGCCACTCGCCCGCACGCGGGTCGGGGATCTCGATCCCACCACAGATCGTGTCCGGCTGTTGCCACGGCTCGGGGATCGATCTGTTCTCCTCGATGGCCCGGACGATGGGTGCACAGCCCTCCGCCTGGGCCGCGTACAGTGCTGGGACGTCGTCGGTGAGACCCAGATCGTGGAGCTCCGAGGCTCCTTTGTACGCGCCGACGAGGGCGGCACCCTCACCGGTCGGGTAGACGACCGCGTCGGGCACGGTCCAGCCGAGTTGTTCGACGATCTCGTAGAGCAGCGTCTTCTTCCCTTCGTGTCGATAGGGGGTCTGGAACGGACGGGCTGGGTACCACTCCTCGTTCCGGCCGTATTCGTCCTCGAAATTCGCGATTGCGTCACCGATGCGCCCCTCGACCACCGACATCTCTCCGCCGTGCACGTTGATCATCGCCTTGTTCGTGAAGCCGGTCCGTGAGGGCACGAAGACCTCCGAGTCGAGGCCGGCGACGCTCGCGTACGCGCTCGCGGACTGACCACTGTTCCCGGTCGTCGCGAGTGCGATCGTCTCGGCTCCGTGTTGGCTTGCGGCCGTGACCGCGACTGACAACCCCCGGTCGGCGACAGTACCGGTCGGGTTGCGACCCTCGTCTTTGATCAGCACGTGACCGACACCCATCGTCTCCGCAAGCGAGGGGGCCGCGACGAGCTGGGTTGCCCCCTCTCCGGCCGTCACAGCGGCGTCGCCGTCGAATGGCAACAGTTCCTCGTATCGCCACATCGACTCGAATCGGCGGTCGCCGAACGTCTCGCGGGCGAGATTCAGCCTCTCGTAGTCGTACGTGGGGTCGAGGGCGCCGCCGCACTCGGGACAGCGATGCGCCCCTGTCTCGGCGTCGACGCTCGCACCGCAGTCCCTGCAGGTGAGTCCGACGAACGCCTCGGTCGTGTTCATGCCCGGGCAGACGACCGGTGGATGAAAAACCGTGTCGATGTGTGCGGTAGTCTCCCACGTGACCCAACAATTTTTGCCGGATGTCGCCGTCGGTCGACATGTACTCATGCCACGACGAACCGTCATCATGGGCGCGGCTGGTCGGGACTTCCACGACTTCGTCTCAACGTTCCGCGGTGAGAGCGGATACGAGGTCGTCGCGTTCACCCAGAGTTTCGCACAGAACATCGGCGAACTCGAGGAGATGCCCGAACGAACCTTCCCCGCGTCCATCGCGGGTGAGGGCTATCCGGACGGTATCCCCATCCTCCCGGAGGCCGAACTCGAGACGATCATCCAGGAACGCGACGTCGACGAGGTCGTCCTCTCGTACTCCGACCTCTCACACGAGTACGTGATGCATCAGGCATCGCGGGCGCTCTCGTCCGGGGCCGACTTCCGGCTCATCGGGACGGAGATGATGCTCGAGTCGGAGACCCCGGTGGTCGCCGTGGACGCGGTTCGAACCGGGTGTGGGAAATCACAAGCCTCGCGGAAACTGGCCGGCGC is a genomic window of Halanaeroarchaeum sp. HSR-CO containing:
- a CDS encoding globin-coupled sensor protein, with translation MSEYSAMFGRGGLNAQLDVGSLLDDIGLDAEEIAWRKDFINFGQDDVERLTRYQGLFEEHGEDVADMFYENLTQYTETTEVISRSPKGVDQLKQTQEAYLVTLAEGEYGADYFRNRARVGKLHDMLEMPMKQYIGQYGVYYDLLVPLITERVQEQVSDAIAAADQDAAADGGVTVEPEGQNAGGPQIDIEQAAHDAIAEGFEEFHSILKIINLDMQVVADTYIHSYTQEIEETLEQQQRIASQLKTSVSELSAASENVAGSSSEISDLAREQHESMDQVANEVSNLSATIEEVASSANEVERQSNQTRDLAEDGMTAAEEAATEMDELDGARVVIENRVDELESQVEEINDVIDVINDIADQTNLLALNANIEAARAGESGKGFAVVADEIKSLAEDTQDHADDIEAMIEEVRNAASETINTLGRIEDGIEESSEDVQKTEELLQGIVGEVDETVAGVAQISDATDEQAASAEEIAAMVDEARDQSREVADEIEDVAASTEEQAASIGQIEESAERLQ
- a CDS encoding cold-shock protein; amino-acid sequence: MATGTVAFFNERKGYGFIETEDADDDVFFHMEDVGGPDLEEGQEVEFEIEEADKGPRATNLTRL
- a CDS encoding HD domain-containing protein yields the protein MGVEVAEPSVSDAELDAMATFVFDYLDASVENEENGGRMRWYPWHSAEYRFNHIMNVVELAAEIAEREGADVEVVTVAALFHDIAKLEAEQDAHAEEGARIARKYLETHGDYPPSFIDRVSRSIEQHSHQGELSELPLEAQCLVEADMLDKIGANGTALMLLRMGYEARTHMDAGEMVQRVLTRGREAKRRIESDAAESIAHQRLKRVKWFQEWLEGEIAELDVDDERP
- a CDS encoding LysE family translocator, yielding MLTALVSVVAGLLLGLSLAAPPGPMNAVIAEESVNRSWRAGFAAGLGAMSADGLFFVFALAGLVTFVEQAPTLRGVMVGIGGLLMLYFAYGAVKNAGSFSDSEGSDAAGFGKAFALALTNPYQITWWLTAGIGLLNPGRIEAFGISLSAGSGLLTIGGFFLGIFLWITSFPAALRAAGERVDELGTGIAYVSALVLVWFAGVFTLDAAGTLGLV
- a CDS encoding threonine synthase translates to MNTTEAFVGLTCRDCGASVDAETGAHRCPECGGALDPTYDYERLNLARETFGDRRFESMWRYEELLPFDGDAAVTAGEGATQLVAAPSLAETMGVGHVLIKDEGRNPTGTVADRGLSVAVTAASQHGAETIALATTGNSGQSASAYASVAGLDSEVFVPSRTGFTNKAMINVHGGEMSVVEGRIGDAIANFEDEYGRNEEWYPARPFQTPYRHEGKKTLLYEIVEQLGWTVPDAVVYPTGEGAALVGAYKGASELHDLGLTDDVPALYAAQAEGCAPIVRAIEENRSIPEPWQQPDTICGGIEIPDPRAGEWLLEAIRETDGGAVSTDDEAILDAGIEIAQSVGLELSPSAAASVSGALELAERGAFDEGDTVVLVNTAAGNKESDVLRSHLMRKGI